A single genomic interval of Lathyrus oleraceus cultivar Zhongwan6 chromosome 7, CAAS_Psat_ZW6_1.0, whole genome shotgun sequence harbors:
- the LOC127107785 gene encoding protein PHLOEM PROTEIN 2-LIKE A1 → MGASLSELEQQHQHPLGASLSELEQQHQHPQTHHHSQSQQQKKHHQPKEPPIKTKVKLRLSSTGKNLLLSPQQNIEPSRKVVQKDPAVKAKYETQSAQLSFPHNFERILRDADSPVDRSSKEKMFDELHDGVLLHDKTQLYWVDKKTNANCFVLFARALSITWAENPIYWKWIPQNDEGLPEVVELKKVCWLGVHGKFDTRKLSPGILYQVRFIVMLKDPAQGWERPINMRLVLPGGKKQQRKVNLMEMLRGSWTAVLVGEFVAGEKDGGEMEISLFEYDGGTWKQGLVIRGIGIKPKE, encoded by the exons ATGGGGGCTTCTCTATCAGAGCTAGAGCAGCAGCACCAACATCCTCTGGGGGCTTCTCTATCAGAGCTAGAGCAGCAGCACCAACATCCTCAAACACATCATCATTCACAGTCACAGCAACAAAAAAAGCATCACCAACCAAAAGAACCACCAATCAAAACTAAGGTAAAACTACGATTATCTTCCACAGGGAAAAACTTGTTGCTGTCTCCTCAACAAAACATAGAACCCTCCAGAAAGGTGGTACAAAAGGACCCAGCTGTAAAAGCCAAATATGAGACTCAATCAGCACAACTAAGTTTTCCTCACAACTTTGAGCGCATATTAAGGGATGCAGACTCACCAGTTGATAGATCTTCCAAGGAAAAGATGTTTGATGAACTACATGATGGTGTGTTATTACATGATAAAACTCAG TTGTATTGGGTTGATAAGAAGACCAACGCCaattgttttgttttgtttgcaaGAGCACTATCAATCACTTGGGCAGAGAATCCAATTTACTGGAAATGGATACCGCAAAATGATGAAGG GCTGCCTGAGGTAGTTGAACTGAAGAAAGTTTGTTGGCTAGGAGTGCATGGAAAATTTGACACTAGAAAGCTTTCACCAGGAATTTTATATCAAGTTAGATTTATTGTAATGTTGAAAGATCCGGCTCAGGGTTGGGAACGTCCGATAAATATGAGACTAGTTCTTCCAGGAGGAAAGAAGCAGCAACGCAAGGTGAATTTAATGGAGATGTTAAGGGGAAGCTGGACGGCGGTTCTGGTAGGTGAGTTTGTAGCAGGTGAGAAAGATGGTGGTGAGATGGAGATATCTTTGTTTGAATATGATGGTGGTACGTGGAAGCAGGGGCTTGTCATCAGAGGCATTGGAATCAAACCAAAAGAATGA